A genomic window from Emys orbicularis isolate rEmyOrb1 chromosome 8, rEmyOrb1.hap1, whole genome shotgun sequence includes:
- the LOC135882996 gene encoding oocyte-specific histone RNA stem-loop-binding protein 2-like isoform X1: protein MTGCLDHVSRASINRPQSWAGVILLPSQERADRSQCFSSEFQRNKLSQKLSWILCTFMISCIAQFSSASQDQTDGWLVCRMQWSHLAVTQASLSCNKLSFPWDRPLSSKPFSPGVNMVSVGIGTRPGLARGASSGLRSDTETDETILQRRQKQIDYGKNTIGYQHFLQQVPKAARQSGIHPRTPNKYKKYSRRSWDMQVKLWRRALHAWDPPTQHPLLCGQGLPRKELVSLSGMTETNSLCGFSEDWPGSLRPLENLPGESLGGQFAGLSSPGCSSPWLPQIHSNLLPFLGNAHTCPYCSWMGL, encoded by the exons ATGACTGGCTGCCTTGATCATGTATCCAGGGCTTCCATCAACAGaccccagagctgggctggagtaATCCTGTTGCCCTCTCAGGAGAGGGCTGACCGGTCTCAGTGCTTCAGTTCTGAGTTTCAAAGGAATAAACTGTCCCAGAAGCTGAGCTGGATCCTCTGCACCTTTATGATAAGCTGCATTGCCCAGTTTAGTTCTGCTTCCCAGGACCAAACAGATGGCTGGCTAGTCTGTCGGATGCAGTGGTCACACCTGGCTGTGACACAAGCAAGTTTATCGTGCAACAAACTTTCTTTTCCTTGGGACAGGCCCTTGTCATCAAAGCCATTCTCCCCTGGAGTTAATATGGTCAGCGTGGGAATTGGCACAAGGCCAGGCCTAGCAAGAGGAGCCAGCTCAGGATTGAG ATCTGACACTGAGACCGATGAGACCATCCTgcagaggagacagaagcagataGACTATGGGAAGAATACTATTGGCTACCAGCACTTCCTACAACAGGTCCCCAA GGCTGCTCGGCAGTCAGGGATTCACCCCCGAACTCCAAATAAGTACAAGAAATATAGCCGCCGCTCCTGGGACATGCAAGTCAAGCTGTGGAGACGGGCATTGCATGCCTGGGACCCGCCCACCCAGCATCCTCTCCTGTGTGGACAAGGACTTCCAAGGAAA GAGCTGGTGAGTCTCTCAGGAATGACGGAGACAAACTCTTTATGCGGCTTCTCAGAAGACTGGCCTGGTTCCCTGAGGCCTCTTGAAAATCTGCCAGGAGAATCACTGGGTGGACAG TTTGCTGGCCTgtcatctcctggctgctcctctccatGGCTGCCCCAGATCCACTCCAACTTGCTGCCCTTCCTAGGAAACGCGCACACCTGCCCATACTGCTCCTGGATGGGGCTATGA
- the LOC135882996 gene encoding oocyte-specific histone RNA stem-loop-binding protein 2-like isoform X2: MLPAPRALCGWEPLAGRCEEPASGKASVCEKDRPLSSKPFSPGVNMVSVGIGTRPGLARGASSGLRSDTETDETILQRRQKQIDYGKNTIGYQHFLQQVPKAARQSGIHPRTPNKYKKYSRRSWDMQVKLWRRALHAWDPPTQHPLLCGQGLPRKELVSLSGMTETNSLCGFSEDWPGSLRPLENLPGESLGGQFAGLSSPGCSSPWLPQIHSNLLPFLGNAHTCPYCSWMGL, translated from the exons ATGCTGCCCGCGCCTCGCGCGCTGTGTGGCTGGGAGCCGCTGGCCGGCAG ATGTGAAGAGCCTGCCTCTGGAAAAGCGTCTGTATGTGAGAAAGACAG GCCCTTGTCATCAAAGCCATTCTCCCCTGGAGTTAATATGGTCAGCGTGGGAATTGGCACAAGGCCAGGCCTAGCAAGAGGAGCCAGCTCAGGATTGAG ATCTGACACTGAGACCGATGAGACCATCCTgcagaggagacagaagcagataGACTATGGGAAGAATACTATTGGCTACCAGCACTTCCTACAACAGGTCCCCAA GGCTGCTCGGCAGTCAGGGATTCACCCCCGAACTCCAAATAAGTACAAGAAATATAGCCGCCGCTCCTGGGACATGCAAGTCAAGCTGTGGAGACGGGCATTGCATGCCTGGGACCCGCCCACCCAGCATCCTCTCCTGTGTGGACAAGGACTTCCAAGGAAA GAGCTGGTGAGTCTCTCAGGAATGACGGAGACAAACTCTTTATGCGGCTTCTCAGAAGACTGGCCTGGTTCCCTGAGGCCTCTTGAAAATCTGCCAGGAGAATCACTGGGTGGACAG TTTGCTGGCCTgtcatctcctggctgctcctctccatGGCTGCCCCAGATCCACTCCAACTTGCTGCCCTTCCTAGGAAACGCGCACACCTGCCCATACTGCTCCTGGATGGGGCTATGA
- the FAM53C gene encoding protein FAM53C, which produces MHILQRQPERASWWDLISCPRIHLQDSTGFSCHHSRLSLSPCSQDSCPKNSLPSQTLATDLLTLGKASMVPTKRHCCSPSVPENFFHWHPLCRPLGSKVWTPIKHRGSSGEGALEEHPPISDHGACSLRFDQAPGASLQCVQGGGGSSPPFFSLALSRESLVSMLWESEKTLQPFPLQRRFSLSPVQFLPSPRSSASSTPELLRHQHGLPHSQSQPCDLDTKKNGLKRCHDEDAKWHRPSLNFYKMNQKQFSGGGLCFLDKSEEGSAPSWFLAHNSQASSAPCSPISSYGQVLSEEEEDEARNRSWHLASQRTFFQQDFSDLDLNLIEEN; this is translated from the exons ATGCACATCCTTCAACGTCAGCCTG AGAGGGCTTCCTGGTGGGACCTGATCTCCTGTCCCAGGATACACCTTCAGGACAGCACAGGTTTCAGTTGCCACCACTCCCGCCTGAGTCTGTCTCCTTGCAGCCAAGACAGCTGCCCTAAGAACAGCCTTCCATCCCAAACACTGGCCACGGACCTGCTAACCTTGGGGAAGGCCTCTATGGTCCCCACCAAAAGGCACTGCTGCTCACCCTCAGTGCCTGAGAATTTCTTCCACTGGCATCCCCTCTGTAGGCCTCTTGGCTCCAAAGTGTGGACTCCTATCAAGCATCGGGGCAGCAGTGGAGAAGGTGCTTTGGAAGAGCACCCCCCGATCTCAGACCATGGAGCCTGCAGTCTCAGGTTTGACCAAGCCCCAGGTGCATCTCTTCAGTGTGTCCAAGGTGGTGGTGGCAGTAGCCCCCCTTTTTTCAGTCTGGCCCTATCCCGGGAATCCCTAGTCAGCATGTTGTGGGAGAGTGAGAAGACCTTGCAGCCCTTCCCCTTGCAACGTCGCTTCTCCTTATCACCTGTCCAGTTCCTGCCCTCCCCACGGAGCTCTGCTTCCTCCACACCAGAACTGCTCAGGCACCAGCATGGCCTCCCACACAGCCAGTCACAGCCCTGTGACCTGGACACAAAGAAGAATGGCCTCAAGCGGTGCCATGATGAGGATGCAAAGTGGCACCGTCCCTCACTCAACTTCTACAAGATGAACCAG AAGCAGTTCTCAGGAGGAGGCCTCTGTTTCTTAGACAAGTCTGAGGAAGGCAGTGCTCCATCATGGTTCTTGGCTCACAACTCACAAGCCTCTTCAGCCCCCTGCAGTCCTATCAGCAGCTACGGCCAAGTGCTgagtgaggaagaggaagatgagGCAAGGAACCGAAGCTGGCATCTGGCCAGCCAGAGGACTTTTTTCCAGCAGGACTTTAGTGACCTGGATCTGAATCTGATTGAAGAGAACTAG